In Halorubrum sp. PV6, a single window of DNA contains:
- a CDS encoding zf-TFIIB domain-containing protein encodes MPLDCPRCGGTLSTFSLSDATAVACDDCGYVGVEADHSGEPTFAESWADAFARFQEDND; translated from the coding sequence GTGCCACTCGACTGTCCGCGCTGCGGCGGCACCCTCTCGACGTTCTCGCTCAGCGACGCCACGGCGGTCGCCTGCGACGACTGCGGCTACGTCGGCGTCGAGGCCGACCACTCGGGCGAGCCCACGTTCGCCGAGAGTTGGGCGGACGCGTTCGCGCGGTTTCAGGAGGACAACGACTGA
- a CDS encoding permease — translation MSESNDESALLGYYRQYVGDPDRAVDVYAGFGLFFAGIALGLIGVVVFLYSATLPPEALSTYAVQEVAAVAAAVGLPALLLGVVVLLPVDRRMLYLAGAGSAITLVAVGLFSRTYPYNWNVSTATDYSAQVVAVYAVGLVAVIAATGGALVAHRVEQATGGAAGAGGGAAGGATGEAATGSGDETETVTDAEVRADIERELEDAELTWGGVERSETRRLQLDTSAIDDVDVDREKLAGSAKETRTTTGTVDDAVSNLKGLKGGEAKTASGEGTDDQAAALRELREQKRQEEAAAEAESSVVDRVKGLFR, via the coding sequence ATGAGCGAGTCGAACGACGAGAGCGCGCTTCTCGGATACTACCGGCAGTACGTCGGCGATCCGGACCGAGCCGTCGACGTGTACGCGGGGTTCGGCCTCTTCTTCGCCGGCATCGCCCTCGGGCTGATCGGCGTCGTCGTTTTCCTGTACAGCGCGACGCTCCCGCCCGAGGCGCTGTCGACGTACGCCGTACAGGAGGTCGCCGCCGTCGCCGCCGCGGTCGGGCTGCCGGCCCTCCTCCTCGGCGTCGTCGTCCTGCTGCCGGTCGACCGGCGGATGCTGTACCTCGCCGGCGCCGGGAGCGCCATCACCCTCGTCGCCGTCGGGCTGTTCTCCCGGACGTACCCGTACAACTGGAACGTCTCCACCGCGACGGACTACAGCGCGCAGGTGGTCGCGGTGTACGCCGTCGGGCTCGTCGCCGTCATCGCCGCGACCGGCGGCGCGCTGGTCGCCCACCGCGTCGAGCAGGCGACCGGCGGGGCTGCAGGCGCGGGAGGCGGAGCGGCGGGCGGCGCGACCGGCGAGGCCGCGACCGGCTCCGGCGACGAGACCGAGACGGTCACCGACGCCGAGGTTCGCGCGGACATCGAGCGCGAACTGGAGGACGCGGAGTTGACGTGGGGCGGCGTCGAGCGCTCGGAGACGCGGCGGTTGCAGTTAGACACCAGCGCCATCGACGACGTCGACGTCGACCGCGAGAAACTCGCCGGCTCCGCGAAGGAGACCCGGACGACCACCGGAACCGTCGACGACGCGGTCTCCAACTTAAAAGGCCTCAAGGGCGGCGAGGCGAAGACGGCGAGCGGGGAGGGGACCGACGATCAGGCGGCCGCGCTCCGGGAGCTCCGCGAGCAGAAGCGCCAGGAGGAGGCGGCCGCCGAAGCGGAGAGTTCGGTCGTCGACCGCGTGAAGGGACTGTTCCGCTGA